The stretch of DNA CCGGTGCGAAGAGTGATGGCTCTTCCTAGTCTGCCTGCCTAGTCTCCATCTACGCTTCCTTGAGAGCATCATTCGATTCTTCCAACCTCTGCTGTCTCTGCAGCACGTAGTCGCTAGCAGATTGCATCTCCATGGGAAATGGTGACATTCTGACTGGTCCAGCAGACACAACTCCCTGCCAAGCATTCATGAAGTTGGCTGTCTCGCCTGTCACTGTGTGGGAGGTGCCCCGGCACAGTCACATGAGCTGGGGCAGGAGCTTATCCTATCCCTCTTGGCCTCGTTCCAACAACATGGCTCTCAGAGAGTTGCCCTGGCCTCAATTGTTCCTCTCCATGATTCCTTGGATGGGATAGTAGAGAGTAGATTGTGTCTTGCTCACCTTCCAGAGCTGGCAGAGCTCCTTCGCCTGTTGGCTTTCAAATTGAGCCCCTCGGTCTGTATGTCTTTGCTCTGGAAGGCCCAGATAGCAGAAAACTATTTCATCAAAGGCAATGACCACCACTGGAGCCGTAGCGTCCGAAATGGCAATGGCTTCCTGCCATCGAATATAGTGGTCGGAGATCACTAAGATCTCCTTATTGCCCTTGGAGTGGTGGAAAGAGGCCTACCAGGTCAATGGCGATCTTCTGCCAGAGTTGGCCAGTGTATAACCGCTGCCAGTATCCTGCATGCTTAGTCCCTCAATGATtggcggcctggcacacctcacagctTCGTACTAATCTGGGGACAGCGGCTGTCAGTCCGGGACAGTATCATGTAAGCTGGAGGCGGCTACCATCCTCCCCACTATGGATTGGGTCATGGCATGTGTCTGCCAGATAAATAGCTCCCTCATAGCCAGGGGGGCACATGACCTACCACTTGGTTCGACCATGACGGATGAATTTTGTGTTCCAGCATGCATTCCTGCCTAATTTTCAGGGATTCACTCGTGCTATGCAGAACCCTGAGCTCTGGCTTTTCAACTCCAACGGTGCCGAGGGCACTTCTGCGCTGCTCCGAAGTGCTCAGTACACTATGGCTACAGCGCTCTTGCTGTTGCTCTGCAGCCGAGCATACTGGGTGGTTTGCTGAGCCAATGCCTCAGGTCCCAGGGTGATCTTGACCGACCTCGAACCGGCCCGTGCTCCCATGGCGGCAGAGTGCTGGCTCGGTCCTGGCAACCTTTGCGCATCTCTTTTGTGAATTCTGGTGGCAACTAGTAGTGGCTCTGGTCATTACTCGTTCAATGTTGGGGATTTCAGGATTGCCCCGACCGGTCCCGAGTTGACCTTGGCTGTTTCAGTAGAAACAGGGGTCCCACCCATTGACCGGCCGCCTCACATGCTGGCCTGGTGATCCCCGACAGAGCATGGTTTCTCCCGATTACTCTAGCCTCATCCTGGTCTTCTTGATCCGACTCCAGCCGagttggccctcattgctgtaCTCTATCTGAGCACACTGGCAACATACTTAATTCTTTAACATACTTCAACATACCGTAATTCTATGTGGCGTTCCAGCTTGTATTTGAACTCGGCAAGCACCTCTAACCAACGGGCCGCCTGGTGAGAAAGCTCCTCTTTGCGGCAATGCAATCACAAGGAGGCATGGTTCGTGCAAAGCCAAAACGCCTGTCCAAATAAGTATGGGCAAAAGTGTTTTACTGCTTTGACTACTGCCAACCGCTCTTTGCGTGTCACGCAGTAATTTTGCTCTGAGGGGTGAGTGTTTTGATATAGTAAACAATTACTTGTTCCTGGGCGCGGTGCTGCTGTGACAGCACAGCTCCTACGCCACACCCACTGGTATCCGTGTCAAAGATATAGGTATTCCCGAACCCAGATACCCCGGCACAGGTGCTGTAGTGACACTGTGGCGGAGGGTGTCAAACGTTGTCTTCTCCTCGCCCGTCTATCGCCAGGGCTCTTCCTTCCTCACCAGCCAGTTAGAGGAGTTTCGCAATGGTGGCAAACCTCAGGATGTACTGCCGGTAGTACCCAACAGTACCCAAGAACCCTTGCAGTGTCCGTACTCTACCATCTTTCCTTTGGAAGGGTCCGTGGCAACCCTTCTGCTACTCACTATGTGACCCAGGTACCGCACCCGGTGCTGTAGCAGTTTGCATCTTGCTGGTTTGAGCTTGAGGCCAGCTTGTCGTAGCCACTGGAACACTTCCTCTAGCCGCTGGAAAGGGGTCTCAAAATCAGGTGCATTAACAATCTATTCATCAAGGTACAATAGTAACGTTTGCTAGCGGAGACCGTGCAACACTCTCTCCATCAATTGGAAGGTGGCTGAGGCGGAAGTCAATCCGAACGGAAGGCCTCTCCATTTCCACATGAAGACTGATTGTTCCCTGGCATCTTCATGCAGTGGAAACTGCCGGACTCCGCTGACAAGATTGAGGGTACTGAAATATCGGCTTCTAGCCAAGTCATCCAGACTTTCGTCTATTCTAGGAAAGTGATAGGCGTCTTGTTCTGTTACCGCATTGAGCCTTCGGTAGTCCACGCAAAACCGCCATATTTCGTCCTTCTTATTTACTAACACAATTAGTGAGCTTCATGCTTCTCCAGCCGGCTCAATCAACTCTCTGGCCAATAGGTCCTGTACCTGTCTCTTGGCCTCCACTTCCTTTTCAAGCCCTACAAAAATGAGTGGCTGACGAATAGGTCGGGTCCGATCTTGCACGGTATGGAGTGCTCAACGTGCAACGTTTTACACATTTCATCATTTCCAGTGCTAGACACTGACCCATACTTGGTCAGTAGGGTAGCTAGTTTCCTAGCCTGTTCTCTAATTTGGTACGAGGGCCTTGCGGCATGGTACAGCTCCTGGAGATACTTGGGGGTTCCGTGGTTTGGCATCGACTCGGGTGATTGGCACTGCAGGTCCTCCTTTGAGGGGCGGAGCGCCGGCAATGGGAGAAGGAGCTTCCACACTAGTGTAGGTGCCTACGGTTGTTCCTGAACAAATGGTCAGGGGTTAGGGGTTCGGGTTGAGACACTTAACCAACACCTTGCCATCTGCTCCGGGCTCGTTCAGAATTGTAGCTAGAGCTGGGCCTTCAAGGTAACCCTTTATTATCCTGAGTGGACAGAATTTTTTTGTAGTCAACTTACACCTGACCGCAACCTCTTTCCTAGCTAGCACCAGCAAGTCTCTTATTATCTAGACTTTGTTCTGGAGGAGATTCCCCGTTCAGACGGTACAAGCCAATGGCTTACCATCCAATTTCACCACGAGTCGTTCAAACTCCATTGAACATTGGTGGGCCATAAAGAAGAGATATCCAAGAATAGCGTCTTCACTCATCTAGCTGACGATGAAAGCTTCCTTGGTCTTCACCTCGCGTAGCCTTACTTGGAGTCGAGTTATACCGTAAAAGAGTAACCTGGTCCCATCAGCGAACAGGCCATGGGTGTCACTTTCCTCCAATTGTTCTATTATACCCCAGGAGAGTTAGTCAAACACCTGTTTTCCTAGCAGGTCAGTGGTGCATCTGGTACTCAACAAGAAGTGCGATGCACGGCTTTTGATTTTACCCAAGGGAAAGTAAACGGTAGAGTGTGGATGCCCCAACAGACGTGTTTGAGCAAGTTTTCTGTGCTCGAAGGAGCTGCCAGAGGCTGCCCCGTTTGTGCAGGTAGAGAACGTGTCTGGGCGAATCTATTTGGATGGTGGCGGCTGTCTTCTGCAATATAGGGTGCCAAGGTACCTGAGAGAATGGCATAGTGCTTACTTGGGAGGAACTCATGCCTTGCTCTTCTAGGTGTATTGGTTGGAACGTGTTCTGGAAAGCTGTGGGGGTTGGTTAAGGTGGAGTTCTAGATCAGCTAGAATTTCCCGGATAGCTCCATCCGGGTAAGGCCTTGGCTGAATCAacactttgttttttttctggCTTCTACAAGGGCCTTATTGCAGCTAGTGGTGAGTGCTACTGCTGCGACCTTTTTCGTTCCCCGACTCATTTTTTGTGGTGGGACACTCCTTTCGAAGATGTCCCATGCCTCCACATCCCCAACAAATGACAAGCCTAGTTTCCGAAGGTTCTGTTGGCTTGTTTTGCATCTGCTTGACTTGTTTTGCTGGCTGCTTTACTGTGGATAACAGTACATTCAAGGTGTCCTGTTTGACGCTGCGTCCTGCACCATTTCCTGTATTGACCTCCGAGTTTTCGACAGTTCGAATAGCTCTGCTCAGAGTCGATTTTCCAGATTTTACCTGGATAAATCTTTCTCTAGCTCATACTAAATACGTGAGAGTCTCCGTGGGTACCACTAGGAGGTGCCGCTGTAGGCCGGGATGATTAAAGGAGTTTCAGAAGTACTTTTTTGCAATGTTACTTCTGAAGGGTTCGAGCAGTTCAGTGTAGGCTATTTAGACTATCAGTTCAATTTCTGTTGCATGTTCCTGCAGAAaggttttggtttgtttttttttcaaactgctcAGCTATGCTCTGGCTTGTCGGAAAGATAGTCCAAATTGGGCTAAAATGGCTTCAAAAATGGCTGCCACCCTGACTGCCCTTTTTGCAGGACTCTGCCTCTCCTTTCAAAGCGTCTCTGAGTTTCAGTGTGCTGGCCTCCTTGGCCTATCTATTTGCAGCTGCTGATTTCTCTAAATCTggtaatgaaatatttttggtcTCCAACGCCATTATACGAGGGCTTTTTGAACTGGGAGGCCAATTTTGGGTTCCGACTTAATTTGACAAGTTGCCCATTGGTGTCAGCTCGTTGGTCCGTATCCCAGTCTACACTCTTTACCCTCTTTTGATACATGACTTGAGCTTCTCTCCGCGTGTGAGAAACAGTTATAGACGATTGTGGTCTGACTTGGAGTGCTTATGCCTTTTTTGGCAGTATAGAGCGCTTTACAGAGTGGGGGGTTGTTGGCGTAGTGCCAGTAATCAACCCTTCTCTGGAGTGCTGGATACCTTGGTTATTCTAAAACACCAGGTTTCTCTACGAATGTGGAGGATAGCCGTACAGCTATCTTGGCCAGATTCGGAGCTCGCGGTGTTTGCCATACTACTCCGGTTTTCCTCTACTGAGGCTACTTTTGCAAGCAGGGCAGGAGGACTGATAGAGTTTGATTTCTAAATTTTCTAGATGGTGCCTGCTAGATCCGGTGCAATTCCACTGTTGCTaccagtgtaaaggaatttgcttCACTTAACACAatctagactatttcataaAGAAAGAGGATGAGCGTGAATTAGTTCCAGCTTTTATTACGGAAAGAAGTTCCACTAGATGAGAAGCGTagggctatctgctctgctcaactaagtgagcgcgctcctttatacaaaataatataagaCGTTCCAGCTAACGGctaacggtaagaacaccggctagcaaggtgaataaataggattgctagtgcgttggtatgacaacagtATAAGTGATAATAAGTGATAGTGTGTAAGTTTAAAATGATAAGAGATAACGAGtcaaacaatgatataataaaaatgacaacacatataataaaataagccAACAATATGAGTGACGATAGGTGATAGCATAGCGagtaaaacaatgatataataacaagaaCAACacatgcaataaataaaaaatacaatgtcgtggcccggcgtccaccacagtacCAACCATTTTCTTAGTTTTTAGAGTGAATAATTGATTAAAGGCGTACATTTTCTATTTACCTTTAATCTACATGCAAATTTGACCCTTCATCTTCGACCTGATTTTTCTGACTTGTCAATTAGGACTCCCTATTTATAGTACCATTTGGTTCtttgtacacatatatataaacttaaTTAGTTTTCTCAGTAGTACTATTCTTGCtttttatcttgtattttaatttttctaagGTTTTAATGCCAAAATTAAATAGTTGGTTTTTAtcagttatattttatatatggtGGCTGCTTTTTTACTTTCTACTGACGCACCCTGTGGGTTGGCTAAAACAGGCCCGCTTTTTAACATTACTTTAtagaaagaaaatttttttttatataacaatgGAAGAAGATAAGCTATCTAATGGTACAAAGGATATTAAAATCAAACAATTGGGCGCCAAGTTACAGACGTTTAAAGATTGCCCATTGTGACTCTATATACGAGTAACTCATGGGTAGCCACGTTGTTTACTTGTTACTAACCAAAAGCGCCACCTATATTTTCTGTTTGAGTATTAGCTGTATCATGTTTTGAGCATTTTTTCTGATTGACTTTTTGCAGAAATACTGGGTTCTGATTAGTCAATACTGCATctgctttttgttttttcattggCAATCGTTTGATGATGCAGTCCAGCCAATCAGAGTAAATTGAGATGTATACAAGCTGCTGCTCTGATATAATATAATCCGAATATGTGTGAAGCTCTTACAATTCtcaactctctctctctctgcgtAATAGTTTAGACTAAATCGGCTTTGCACTGCTCCATGTACATGGTTTAGAGTTGGACCAAACATAAACTCTAAATTGTTTATAGGGCTAGGTTAGTAAAAGTACTAGCAAAGATCTAGGCTGTACTCTTGCAATAGGAGTAACCCGATGAGCAGTAAACAGATTGTCTCCCTCATCATCAAGCTAGTTTTATTGA from Watersipora subatra chromosome 2, tzWatSuba1.1, whole genome shotgun sequence encodes:
- the LOC137388342 gene encoding uncharacterized protein, with product MGLEKEVEAKRQRLEEVFQWLRQAGLKLKPARCKLLQHRVRYLGHIVSSRRVATDPSKGKMVEYGHCKGSWCHYSTCAGVSGFGNTYIFDTDTSGCGVGAVLSQQHRAQEQVIVYYIKTLTPQSKITA